ATCTGCATTTGGTCAGTATGGTGGATTAtggcccttttcattctgagaggagacccgtgccatCAGTACCAGCAgtgagttgagatgatgataatgatttaaTTGCactgaaaatgtaaaaaactAACAGGAACCATGtactaatatttttacaaagaatAATTAAGTTTTGTGTACTAATGAAATAGCACTGTATAAGTGTATAAGTTAAATTAAACttgaaaatacttacataataaggATCCCTTATGATCCTGTCCCCCTGGGGGTCAAAGTCTCCAAACAGTAACAGCTTGGCTTTGCTGTCTTTGGGTGCCCTTTTCTTGAGGTCGCTCATGTTTGCTTCATCCATCCCAAATATGAAGTCATATTTGTTGAAGTCTTCTTTTATGATCTATTGGTATACAAAGAGGTAACTGATTtaaaccaggtgagattacatacagtacgctgcagaaagtaatgtacatcgaccttaagaaggagatagcaaatttgtagagcattgtctcagttGTTGACACTGACAAAATGTCAGTGAGAGTGActgagacaacactctacaattACGAactgtcattctaaaggctgatgtacattattttctgccgtgtactgtacagtAAAGGGATAATTACTTACAAggatttgaatttaatatttaaacttaGCTGTGCTTGTTGTCAACATACAATCATGGATGTATGTtggatggatttaggtttttaaaatcctgtgggaactttgattttccatgataaaaagtagccatgtatGTCTATCTTTGGGATGAAAACTATATCTGTGTAagaatcaaaattggttaaatggatgggcagTGAAGAAAAACACTAGGCTTGGATGCAAGAATGTACCAATGTACAAAAGTGTACcaaagatagcttacattctagtAGCTGACAAtcctttttattccagaaaatccaGCATTTACACATTTACTCGAATAAGttgaatctttaatttttatttttacccttTGCACAGTTGTTGCTACTTGTGTGCAGGTTTCTGACACAACATGGCAACAAAAGGTGGCGCGCGAATGACATTCTAATCCAGCACACGCCACGCATTAGCTGCTTGATGAAAATTGTATATCTGTGTAAGAAAACTGAAAAGCCTTAAAAAACTagctacctactaggtacctacgcgaAAAGTCGAGATAGCCCCGCCCCTCATATctcccgcgctagcccggttcgagtgagcgcgggtgatacggggcgtccccagcctcataccccaattgccatctcaacctgtcgcggactataccaacCTGTCTCGCACAGTTATCGTAAGGAACTCCATGATTCTTCATAGTATCTAGTGCTCTCCAGTCTGGAGGATTACCAACATGCCAGCTGCCTATAGCCGCACTGTCTATCTCCCATTGATCTCCTAAGCTCATATCGTTCACGGTCTTCTGAAAAACACCTTCAGCTATCGGCGACCGACAGATATTACCTAATAAAGAACCCAAAAAAGACATTGCCGGTTAGTTTTGTTTAGAGGTTATAAATAACATGAGTAATGAGTGAAAATGGTTACCAAGACATATGAATAGGGCTTTCTTTTTCTCGGAcattattgaaaattgaaaaaatgaaataaaatcacaaaaactcGATAAATTCTGTTGTGATTTTTGTTGTTCTGTCAACTGTCAGCTTGCTTGTTGACATTGACACTGACAGTCGTCTATGGTTTTGTCATTCGTCATGGTCACAAAAAACTACCTCGAGGAGTTTTTGAACGACTGAAATGGCGgttaaattaaaaaccggcaCAAGCACGGGCACAAGCGTTTCGTTTGATTATTtttgaataatataattaattgtgTTAGAGAACTAACACCTAACAAGACGTTCTTACCGTTTTTCACAAACTTAGTCGAAAATATTCATAAAGACCATCGCTTGTTAATTACAATAATTGAGAAATTCGATACTTTAACCAAAAACCTTACAGTACCTACCCGAAAtattattgtacatcgacctttagagagcGATAGGCGGTTTCGTAGAGAgttgtatctgtcgttgagaccgacaaaacgtcacatatgagtgacagagacaacgctccacgaagcagaaatctctttctaaaggttgatgtacaatatttcctgccggctactgtacatgGCATGCCATGCCGCTTACGTGTTGTTTACTTTCACACCGAATATACCAGAGATTCAAACTAAATTGCCTTAACGATGCCCGCATCATTTTACTATGACAGTTACATGCGCCCTCGTTATTAGTTATCGTTTATTTTAAGCGGGACTACATACTTAAATTAATATACCGTCTACAAACAAGTTCAATTGAAACTACTTACTTAGAAATACTTAGATGGTCACGGACCGCGGTAATAGCTGGTTAAGACTCTAACCTTCTATTCGGGCCTCTGGGGGTCcacggttcgatcccgggcacgtattTTCGAAGTGTATTTTATgcaaattaaataggtatcacttgctgtgcttcaacggtgaagacCCACcctcgtgaggaaatctgcttGCCAGAGTtcttccataatgttttcaaaaatttatgTTTGTAAAATTATAACTAGGCATGACCtacttgaatattttttttgcctTTAGTTATACCTACATCTATCAATCAATAACCAACATAAAGTAAGATTTCGTtcattatacttatattttaaaatattaggcGATACTGCAAAATGATGTCTTTACTCCTTCCAAAGATCCGTCCTCTATCATTATCTACCGCCACTGGTCCAGTGCCGCGCCGCGAATGCTCATTTGCTAGAGGTCCGAGATTCTCCATGTTCCTACAGTTCATTTCATCGATGTGTCTGCGCATGGTAAAATAGCGAAACGAAAGGTTTGCACCAATGCGCGGTCCTTATTTCACAAGTATCACCAATAGATTGATAAATTGCCTACTGCGCAAGTACGAGGTAAGACATAGAGTAGGATGTGAGGTAAGACGTGGTCTATTCACATGCAACAAACTGTATTatataactagctaatgcccgcgacttcgtccgcgtggaattaggttttttataatcccgtaggaactctgattttccgggacaaaaagtagcctcaccagtatgtcactctccaggtcttaaactatacccatgcaaaaaatcacgtaaatccgttgcaccgttgtgcgacgtgattgaaggacaagccaacaaaccaatatacaaacacactttcgcatattttataataagggtactgataataataataatatgttgtggAGTAGAAgtggcgggaagtgggtggatgatgTGATGAATCTTTAgagtagcgggaagtgggtggatgatgTGATGAATCCTTAGAgtggcgggaagtgggtggatgatgTGATGAATCCTTAGAgtggcgggaagtgggtggatggtGTGATGAATCCTTAGAgtggcgggaagtgggtggatgatgAGAAGAAGCCGTAAACTTCCGCCTTAAACCCATGTGGACGAATtcacataatccatactaatattataaatgcgaaagtgtgtctgtctgtctgtctgctagcttttcacggcccaaccgttcaaccgattttgatgaaatttggtacagagttagcttatatctcggggaaggacataggctacgttttatcccggaaaattaaagagttcccacgggatttaaaaaaaccaaaacccacgcggacgaagccgcgggcgtcAACTAGtcaagaaataaaaacattcaCAGAATCCTCTACAGTATATCTACCATGGGGGAAGGAATCATAATTTTTGGCCTCTGGTACATAGCAATCGCATACAACTActatttatgtaagtacttctTTATTATATGACTAGTTTTCCaacttttaataattatttttaaacatatcgAAACTTGTATGAAACAAGctgaaaatatatattatattttacaacaatttattatctacaaaaccatttttttaaagtaatttgtaattactatttttgtttaaaaaatattagcaatgttaaatgacaaatattcctctttcctctccaactaatcgtcaagcttgtgctaggagtaggtacgacaatagtgcaacgggctgggtttgaaccgtcgacctttcggttttcaaaccgctcctttacccgttgagctattgaggctctttattACAATTCTgcaactttttttaaaagttttaatgacTGAATTTGGATTGgaatgtatattttatatttcaaaataactatTTGACTAGTCCTTTCTCCAACTGCTCGAGGAATTCTTTAGAGCACCTCACAGACTGCTTGTAGCACTTCTGAAAGCCCTTTGCGTCTTTGTCCTGTAATCAcaagcaaaatatttttatttcctacaaagcctgaccagaaaaataaaatagctcgccGTATTGCAGAAAtgtggccgattctctagtacctacataatggtCTAAACTGAACTCAATTGACAGTTCCAAATCTagtactatcc
This genomic stretch from Maniola hyperantus chromosome 2, iAphHyp1.2, whole genome shotgun sequence harbors:
- the LOC117987267 gene encoding low molecular weight phosphotyrosine protein phosphatase-like isoform X1, which encodes MSEKKKALFICLGNICRSPIAEGVFQKTVNDMSLGDQWEIDSAAIGSWHVGNPPDWRALDTMKNHGVPYDNCARQIIKEDFNKYDFIFGMDEANMSDLKKRAPKDSKAKLLLFGDFDPQGDRIIRDPYYDSDSKGFEKCYQQSVRCSKGFLDQLEKGLVK
- the LOC117987267 gene encoding low molecular weight phosphotyrosine protein phosphatase-like isoform X2, which gives rise to MSEKKKALFICLGNICRSPIAEGVFQKTVNDMSLGDQWEIDSAAIGSWHVGNPPDWRALDTMKNHGVPYDNCARQIIKEDFNKYDFIFGMDEANMSDLKKRAPKDSKAKLLLFGDFDPQGDRIIRDPYYCN